A window of Daucus carota subsp. sativus chromosome 2, DH1 v3.0, whole genome shotgun sequence genomic DNA:
aaatatgatttcggcgtccgttttgaaatatattattcacTTTATCTCAAATAATTACACTATTTTGAATGTTGTTAATGAAATTGATCAATATTATGTATTGTATAATgaaagataaaattatattcttaattttttttatttagtctatttcaaaatacaatatttaatattttaattataaaatattaattaatattagttaaaattgaaaaaagagagttaaatatgaatatttacGGGGAAGGATTACAAAACTCAGGTTGCAAACTATTGTGATCAATCATTGATGATAACCTGTGacaaaaaaacaagaaaaaatcaTTGATGATAACTGGGCCTGGCCCATAAAACTTCAATTTCCTCAAGTGTGGAAGAACCCAGTGGGCCTGGTCATGAAACTATGCGAATCCCAAGTATAACAAACCAAAAAAATGAATGACGAGTTAACGACACACACGACACTAGGACGACTGACGAGTGACGACACACGATCAGACGAGTATTATTATGTGGAAAAGAAAATCCGAAATAAATCATTCGTTTTAACCATTTTTTGCTTCTATTGTTTAGCGTACCAAAAACCTTAAATAGTCGTCTCCTCTCAATTCAAAGACTGAGATGGCGTAGTCGTAGAGAActacaatttaattatttaaactttCTATTTTGATGAATTAAGTAATTTTAATAAGGAATTAAAGCCTctaaatcaatattttaaatatccatatatttgaaatatccATATATTTGAAAAGTCTCGAATCATTTGATTAAAGAGGTGATTTTTTCATGTCCAGGGTCTCTTCTCCGATTTTGAAGATCGGACCTATAAGTATAATCTGCCACTAGCGATTATGCTGCGTGGGATTCTCGTactcctccgtcccattttaactgtttttgacttttttacacgtattttaagatgttaaaaaaatcacatctaaatataattattctttataaaatttatatcaaataaaagtttagaatctaaacttttatttgatataagaattgaatttttttattaagcgTAAATATTgtctttttacacctcaatgtacgtgttaaaaaatcaaacatcaGCTAAAAACATCAGCTAAAATGGGAAAGAGGGAGTAATAGATTCTCCTCGATAAAGTCAACATGCATGCATGCTCGATCGTGCATATGTAAACGTCTTAGGTCCACtacagaatttaaaataatttcaaaatgtgCGACTAATTCATATACAAGAAGAtagaataaaagaaaaggttaaGAACACACGGATGATCAAAACTAATTACGTACAAACCAAATCTTGTATTGccttgtctctcaaattcaaGGTCATCGTACAATTCAATACCGCAATTTTGTGCTTTTTAATAACATCTGTGACATGAACTTTACCTCGCAACCTCCCATAGCTGATCAAGCTCACAAACCCTGATTCGATTTCTCGCTTAAAATTCGTATTATTCGACAAATATTCATTTGACCTCACTTGCACCGTAATATTCCTCGATCCAGTTTTTCCAGCTCCGAAATTTCCACCGAAAACGTCTCCCTCACCCATGCTCACATTTTCGTAGATAACGCTAGCCTTATGGTTCTCCAGTTCGAATCTGCCAAAATTTTTGCCGTTATCGATAGTGATTTCACCTGTCATTGTCATGTTCAGTGTAGCAAGATTCGTGTTGTTGAAGGAGCTCGCGTTGCTGTTTGCTTGTAAGTTTGTGATGGTCACTGACCGAAGCCTGGCTTTTGGAGACCTGGCTAGGAAGAATATCGAAccgaaaattatgaaaattgtCATGAAGGAGGCAAATGTTATCAGGACATAAACAATCAGTTTGCTGGTTTCCTGCTGGTGCCGCGGACCATGATATggtgctgatgatgatgatgatcttTCGTCGCTTCGTAAATATATTTCGGATGCTGTCAGAGGTGAGACCTGACTTTCATCATCTTCACGCATCATCGTTTGATGCAGAATTATTGGTAACTGATTACTGATCCTGCTGTATATGAAACTAGGGAAAAGAATGAAAGAGAGGGTTAACTATATTTTCCTCTATTAATGAGCTAGGATTTATGGAACTGGGGAAAAGAATGAAAGAGAGGGTTAATGGACCAGTTCCGTGGCAACTACAAAAGTACGGCCTTCGATGGGATTTATGAAGCTGTCTTGGAAGTTATCTGTTGATTCATTCAAATAATGTGGTTTGGATTTATATATTTCTGGTCAATGGTTGGTGGAGTtcttacttttatatatatatataaaaagaggGCCTTCTATTTGTTTTTATTCTAAACAatacatttaattatataagcTCATGTCAAACACTTCAGCAAGATTTGATTTAAGGTAACTTGCATAAGCTGGTGTTGACAAGAGTTGCATGTAAGATTCTACCAAGACAAGTTGGGTCCAATAATTCACGAAGTGTTGTAAAGGAAAGGGCTGATCTGTGTATTACAATTGACAATTGACGCATACCTGTGGGTTTTAGCGTGTTTCATTTTACACAAAGCTTTACTTAGGCAAGAAGCTTATATTCTTTTGCTAGGCAGAATCTGACAAGGCTGAATACGACGATGCTTCCGTGTATATAGTTGCGGATTGGATATGAATGTATTGATGTTTTTCTATTTATTCAGCTTTAATTTGGAGAGAACGTCCGTGAAAATTTGTAGACCGTGGGACAATAAACACTAGCCAAACAAAATAAGACTAATCAACTCGGTCTGGAAAAATATTAAACACTCCAAGTGATGAAATACAAGAAAATAATTTACAAGAGAATGGACTATTGAacttaagtgtatatatatgaacCGTATAAAATTATAAGGAAAATATTAAACATTATATGTGACGAAATACAAGAGAATTGGACTATagaattttgaatattaatatatgaatcgTACAAAATTATAGTTACATTTTCATTTTCTATCGTCTATGATATATAGAAAAAGGGGAAAATATACACGGCTATACAATACTCATGCAGCAGTGTCGCATCATTAGGATCTTCTGCCCTACTTCAGGAAATTTGAGAGATCAAGATAGTTCTGATCTGAGTCCTGTTCTCAGGCGGCCTATTATGATCACCCTCTGCACTTGCTACTTGTCAGTCTGCGATAATAATGCTGCCAAACGCCCGTAATACAACCATTTTTGGTGTTTCTTGATCTCCCACAAAATGTTTACAAAATCACGATCCACTAACTCTAATTGAAGGGAACTGCATTTGTTTAACAAGAATGTTGAATTTCTGTGTCAATGATCTATGACCTTAACAGATGCAACTCAATCATTTAAGTCTAAAACGTAGTATGTTGGTCGTAACTTTCGTATATAGTAATAATTGATATATAGTTTGATGGACGCCAAAAGAGTAAGACTACTAACTAGATATATTCTTCATCTTCGTGTCCTTTTCCTGTGACCTAACTATCAGTATATACTAATGTCCCTGCTTCTGCTTTAGAAATGTTCCTTGTGAAATTCAAACTTGGTGGTGCCTTTCTGATTGAAATCATAGCAGAGATTGCTTAATTCTTTAGCTAAGACTGGCGCCCCACAATAAAACACCCCTGCTCCATATAAAACCAAGATCATAACAATGTTATTTGAAACTGTAATGGAGTactttttcttatatatatatatatattaggctACTGAAGACAGGATTAcctattcttttatttttgtgtttCGTACAAATTCTTGAGAAAACTTTCTTCCAGTTAGGCCTTGCAAAATGTGTTCGAACCTgatcacaaacacaaacaagatTCAAATACTCACTCGACTGGGATGGTTTAAGAAGGTGCTTTATTTAGCTGGATTTTCCGAATGAAAGGTTTTCTTAGTACATTATGTCTATCAAGAATGGCTGAAAGTATCTCATTTTGATCCAGCCATCAATTACATGCATTCCCTAGGGCTCAAAAACAAAGGTCTTACTTAATAAAGTATAACCCTCTAGTAATGAGATAATAAACAACATACCCTTGTGCCAGATACGATATCAACCCCATTCTTGGCATGGTTTAGTGCTTGTACCATGGTGATAAGTGCTGAACGGGCATCTCCTTCTTCATAAACGCTGGTCAGATAGTTGTGCATCTCAATAACTCCCTGAAATAACATTAAATGATTATTAACAGCTAAACACAAATAAATACAAACGATATCCTGATTTGTATAATTTTACCCTTTGATCTAGTTCAGAAACTTCATTCATAACCCCTTTGAACCAATCAAATGAACCTTGCTCCCTAGTGACCCAGTAGAAATAGGCATTGGTAGTTTTTAAGAGTTTCCTCTGTTTTGGAGAGAACCTGTTAAAAGAGCCAGAATCACTGGTCCCAGGACTCTGATCGGAGTTCCTGCTCATAT
This region includes:
- the LOC108208084 gene encoding late embryogenesis abundant protein At1g64065; the encoded protein is MREDDESQVSPLTASEIYLRSDERSSSSSAPYHGPRHQQETSKLIVYVLITFASFMTIFIIFGSIFFLARSPKARLRSVTITNLQANSNASSFNNTNLATLNMTMTGEITIDNGKNFGRFELENHKASVIYENVSMGEGDVFGGNFGAGKTGSRNITVQVRSNEYLSNNTNFKREIESGFVSLISYGRLRGKVHVTDVIKKHKIAVLNCTMTLNLRDKAIQDLVCT